A region from the Pempheris klunzingeri isolate RE-2024b chromosome 17, fPemKlu1.hap1, whole genome shotgun sequence genome encodes:
- the LOC139217264 gene encoding properdin-like translates to MEAVGALRLLLVLDLLLVSVEHCAGVQCFARFNLNLGQCEEELSEVDEDSCCQNPQYGYKTAEGACQSCGPPLWAPWSSWSQCTVLCGGGVTQRSRTCFGIGQECDNAEKQLETKPCNGTCCSDRGWGLWLSWSPCSVTCGGGGVRKRERECSSPPECRSACSGPSEETEECPAHTTCPVHGGWSGWSSWSECSGSCISTVTPSRLQHRSCSYPAPSNDTVPPGNGCPGDGFQAQDCSELPNCRVDGSWGAWSPPGPCSASCGEGLQLSTRKCDSPAPKYGGRFCDGQSAKSSTCQSPCPVHGFWSGWSSWGECSSSCIPQGKTPVRTRHRSCQNPAPSSSPPGRDCQGDNGQTETCNHLPHCPVDGGWGSWSPFSSCPVTCGVGLKVSTRRCDSPASKHGGQPCAGEERRTSICETNVHCPVDGVWSEWAPWKQCKYPFGDRIIRCKQLGGIQRRERQCLHRAHNGSICSGDDLTETRVCYDVSSCYVKGSWDGWQPWSLCKPACGGGKSQRVRRRNCKPDFSDYRPTIGRLKEPATFFGTPQADCGPTPDGREAYQIEPCVNVPACP, encoded by the exons ATGGAGGCTGTGGGggctctgaggctgctgctggtcctgGATCTGCTGCTGGTGTCCGTGGAGCACTGTG ccggTGTGCAGTGTTTTGCACGTTTCAACCTGAACCTTGGTCAGTGTGAGGAGGAGCTCAGTGAGGTGGATGaagacagctgctgtcagaatCCTCAGTACGGATACAAGACAGCAGAGGGAGCCTGTCAGTCCTGTGg gcCCCCGCTGTGGGCTCCCTGGTCGTCATGGTCACAGTGTACCGTCCTGTGTGGAGGAGGCGTGACGCAGAGAAGCAGGACGTGTTTCGGCATCGGCCAAGAGTGTGACAATGCTGAGAAACAACTGGAGACAAAACCGTGCAACGGCACCTGCTGCagcg ataggGGGTGGGGCTTGTGGCTGAGCTGGTCGCCCTGCTCAGTGACCTGTGGAGGAGGCGGagtcaggaagagagagagagagtgctcCAGTCCTCCTGAGTGTCGCTCGGCCTGCAGTGGCCCgtcagaggagacagaggagtgtCCAGCACACACCACCTGTCCAG tgcATGGCGGTTGGTCCGGTTGGTCCAGCTGGTCTGAGTGCTCTGGTTCGTGTATCAGCACCGTCACACCGTCCAGATTGCAGCACCGCTCCTGCTCGTACCCCGCCCCTTCCAATGACACCGTGCCACCTGGCAACGGTTGCCCTGGAGACGGTTTCCAGGCCCAGGACTGCAGCGAACTCCCCAACTGCCGAG TGGACGGCAGCTGGGGGGCGTGGTCTCCACCTGGACCGTGCTCCGCCTCCTGTGGGGAGGGGCTTCAGCTGTCAACCAGGAAGTGTGATAGTCCCGCCCCTAAATATGGCGGCCGGTTCTGTGACGGACAGAGCGCTAAGAGCAGCACGTGTCAGAGTCCCTGTCCTg tgcacGGGTTCTGGTCCGGCTGGTCCAGTTGGGGTGAGTGTTCTTCCTCATGTATCCCACAAGGCAAAACTCCAGTCAGGACTCGCCACCGCTCCTGCCAGAACCCCGCCCCTTCCTCCAGCCCCCCCGGCAGAGATTGCCAGGGTGACAACGGACAGACGGAGACCTGCAACCACCTGCCTCACTGCCCAG TGGACGGAGGTTGGGGGTCCTGGTCACCCTTCTCTTCCTGTCCTGTTACCTGTGGGGTGGGGCTTAAGGTGTCTACGAGAAGATGTGACAGCCCCGCCTCCAAACATGGCGGCCAGCCGTGTGCAGGAGAAGAACGACGAACCAGCATCTGTGAGACGAATGTCCACTGTCCAG tggACGGCGTGTGGTCAGAGTGGGCGCCATGGAAACAGTGTAAATACCCGTTCGGTGACCGCATCATCCGCTGTAAACAGCTGGGCGGCATCCAGAGACGGGAGCGCCAGTGTCTCCATCGAGCTCACAATGGATCCATCTGCAGCGGGGACGACCTGACGGAGACACGGGTGTGTTACGACGTCAGCAGCTGTTACG tgaaggGCAGCTGGGACGGCTGGCAGCCGTGGAGTTTGTGTAAACCGGCGTGTGGAGGTGGAAAATCCCAACGCGTCAGGAGGAGGAACTGTAAACCTGATTTCAGCGACTACCG tccTACCATTGGTCGCCTGAAGGAGCCGGCGACGTTCTTCGGGACTCCACAAGCCGACTGCGGACCAACGCCTGACGGCAGAGAGGCGTATCAGATTGAGCCCTGTGTCAACGTTCCCGCCTGCCCTTAG